DNA from Saccharomyces cerevisiae S288C chromosome V, complete sequence:
TGAGTTAGCAGACAGTACCAGTGGCTGCAACGTAGCTtgcttcttttgtttttgttttttgtgCAACAAGAGCCGTCTGATATCTTGTGTTCTCAGGTCATTTTCAAGAGCGTGTTTCACCGAGGGGAATATGTTTCAGGATTCGCGGCGGGAAGATTTTTGCTTGCATTAAAGATTTACTTACTATACAGAATAAATAGTGGAATTgttaaatattattaaatagATAAGGGACCTGACTGAGCGCTCGCTCCCGACTAGGCCAAAGACATCTTAGCCAGCTCATATACAGCCTCTTTGGACTTGGCACCTCCAATGAAACCTGCTGCATGAATGAAGATACATCCTGGCACACCGCTCTTGGTGCTCAGCTCTTCGTCTCTGAGGCCTCTTAATGGCTCCGGCAAACCTCTCCTAAACTGGAAGGAGGTGGAGTTGATTGGTACAGTAGATACCCTCCAGGCACCAGAAGAGTCTGTGAAGAGAACAAACTCGATTTGCTTTTCAATGTTCTTCTCTCTTTCCAGCTCGTATAGATGCTCCTTCCATGGACAGAATTGGGGCAAGACAATGATTTTGCCACTCTTATCAACATCCATTCTTTCATCAATGGCTTGCGCCACAAGGGCCTTGGCTGGCAACCACGATTGACCGTAGCCTCTTACCAATGTGACAAAGACCCCACCGATAAACTCACTTGCGCGAGCAAAGCATCTGTCAAAAGACTCATCGGAAGTGTCTTCGTTCCAGTTAGGATTCATACCTGAAATAATCCCGGGAATGCTGATGGCGTTATCCCTGAAATTCGGTTCCAAGTTGGAATCCTTAGGAATCGTGTACTTGCTAATACCGTTGTCGTTTGCATCCAGTGCCTCGACAAATTGTTTGTATACCTTGTCATAGAGCAGATCTAAATCAGAGCTGCTAACCTTGTTGTTCAAAATTGTTTTGATAATGTCACGACCGTAGTGTTTGAAGATCAGACCAGCACTTGAGAGCTTAGTCTTGTATTTCTCGTTGAAAGTTTCGAAAAATCCACGCTGGTGGTggtcaaaaaatttcacgCCGTCATACTGAGCTCCTACATCCACTAGAATGTCACTAGCCTCCCAGTCCTTGGGATTTCTTGATCTAACCAACTTAGCATCTTTAAATTCGGGTAGTAGCCTTAACATGTATACCGCCAACGACTCGTCCGCGTGAAAAGATCCGGAATGCGTGCATATTTGTTTGgacatttttgaatttagcTTTACTCTTTTTACGCTATTCATGCAGACTTTTTGGGCTGGGCTCTTCAATTCCACAGCTTTTCGATAGTATTAACACATCATTACTTTCTACGTTGACAGAAAATTTTCGTGATTTGCCGTTCCCATCGCTcgaaaagaaagtgaaaaactgaaaaaaataatagagATTTATCAATGAATACAGTAATCCAAAGACGAGAGAAGAGCAGGAAAATTCGTACTTATATTGCAACTTAATGGTGGGCTCAGATTTTTCGATGCTCTGCCTCGTAACTCTAAGTATCAGCTGCGGATGGATCATAAGTAGTATTAATATAGAATATAGAGGCGCAAATTGAGGTTACCCTGTATAACGGCAGTCGTTGCGTCCATTGTTATGTAAAGTCTTGGCTTTATAGACACACAATAAATACTCCCAGCATGAATTGTTTTACCCAATATTGCACGAATTATCGACACATCCAAAGATGGCGAGAAGTAGAAAGAATTCATTGGTTCGAGATATTGCGTCTCATCCGACTATACCAGAATCTCAGACCATAGTGGGTTTACTGGACGATTCGTACCTTTTTGATAAGCTAAAAAAGCTATCTTTGGCTGTGGAAAATTCTGACAGTCTGCAAAGAACTGATGTCTCAGAAGGTTGTTCAGAGGTTAATGGTTCTGAAGCTACGACTTCTGCGGATGTAAAAAAGACAAACAAGTATTTGTATTATACTACCTATTTGGACCAGTTAAACATTAAGATAGACGAGTATAAAGTTGTTCTGGATCAAACACGCCAGGTTAACGATCAATTGGATAGTTCCATCAAGAAATTTCGGAAAATCTCTCAGGATACTGGAGCTTTCATTGAGGAAACGAAGACGATCTATGAAAAGCAGTCTAAATTAAGCAATCTAACTGAGTCAATCCCTAAAGCTCTCCAttattttgaagttttAGACCCTATAATGCGTCGCTTGAACCATGCCACTTCTCCCGCTATTGTTAAGAAGAGCTCCTTTACGACAATGTTGGCGACTATCGACGAGTCTTTACGTTTTTTGGATGAGAATAGTGACCTCAAGGATGCGGCAGCGTACAGAATCAAGTTCAAGCAATGCTTGATCAGAGCCTGTGAATTGATATCTCACTTTTTAACGAATCTGTTGAAACAAacaaatcaagaaattttggataaaaccaaaaacaaaaattcgTTAACTGGGTTGCCGTCGACTACAAGAGACGCCTTCTTGTACAGTAAATTCTATACCATAGCTGAtactttcaaaattcaGGTTTCGGAAATTGTTAAGAGAAGCAACGAAAAAGCCTACAACAAGTATCACGATGAACTGAATTCCATTCTTTACGAGTGTTTCAACCACTATTTCCAAACACGTTTAAGACTGCTAACTCCGGTCATTTGGTCACacattgatgaaattgttgttaaAGATAAGGACCAGGGCTTGGTCAAATTCATTCAAGACGGTAAGGTTTATTTTCAGCAGTTATGCGCGGACGAATACAAACTTTTCGTAGAATTTTTCCCTGAAAAGGAATGTCGTTTCAAGATTAATCAGTGGTTCTTACAGTTATGTGAACCCCTTTATGACTCCATTAGAGTCAGGGTTTTGAAAGAGACAGATATTTGTACTTTGTGTGACTCAGTGACTTTGTTTGCTCCATATtatgaatttgaagaaggttcAGAAGAATACGTGAAGCAGTTTACCGACATTCAGTATGATAAACTATTCGAACCGATTGTCCAAAAAGTGCAGGCTAGATTAATTTTAAGAGTGCAAATATATGTCcaacaaaatattttgagCTATAGGCCCACTAGGGACGTTTTCATGATTTCAAATAGAAGGAGAAAATCGAAGACCAGCTTACAAGGGGGTAACGAAGATGCTACTACTAGTGATGACAATCCAGATCCCTTGTTAGAATCTTatttatcttctttcaaGAATAGAAGCATATTGCCCATATCCCCTAATGATGCAGACGATAAAAGTATTGATTCAGAAGAATCTACTGATAAAATTTCACAGTTGCAAACATATTATCCGCCCTTGTTAAAGACTTTGGCTTTATTGTCCAAAATTTATGAAATGATCAATTCTGTGGTATTTGATGATTTAGCTCACCATGTAGTCCACGACTGTATTGTATCCTTGAGAAATGCCTATGATATGGTTATCAAATCTTCAGCGGGAAAATCTGATTTTAACAACTTAGATATTTCATTAGCGTAcctaaaaaatttgttgatgTTACGTGATTCCATACAGAACTTTAATATTCAATATACAGTTAATGAAACTTATCTGGATTTTTCTGGTGTTGAGgggtttttcaaatcacttaaagaaaatggtagaaacgttttgaaaaagacaaaGTCATCTTCAATATTGACCCTGGCAAGAGAGCTGGTTCCAAAAGTTGTAAACAATATGGTGGACGCCCGTACGGAACTCATATCTGAATTGAGAAACGTCATTAAAGATTTTACTGAAAGCACTTCTTTGGAGCTTATTGATGACACTTTAGATATCAATAGTGATGAAGATCTGTTAAGCAAAAACGTAAAATTAAGAGAGAATATAAAGGCCAGATTACCAAGAATATATGAACAGATATTGAACTATATCGATGATCAAGAGATTGTTACTAATTTATTAGACGCTGTGCAAGAGTTAATTACACAATCATATTCCAAATATTATGAAACTATAACTGAATTGGCAGAAAATGGAAAGTTTGCTAAGGATCAAGTCGCAGACGTAATGTACTTGGACGTCTTCacagatttttttgccAAAGAGGTGGCGGATCTTTTAAGAAATGGTGATATTGATACCATAACGAAATAAACTTATGTGtaatttcaactttttctATAATTTTCATGCATACATAAATCTGATATCGAAATAAAAATTACATTACacggtaaaaaaaatgttttcaaAGCTTTTGATCGTAAGcgattgaaaaaatataacGAATACTCCGATACGGGGAGTCGAACCCCGGTCTCCACGGTGAAAGCGTGATGTGATAGCCGTTACACTATATCGGATTAAAttcatgaattttttaGGGCTCCGAATATTGTAAATTCGTTAACAATTCAAGCAACTCATTTAAACAAGTAATCAATAAAGtcaaaatatataaacaaattAAGATCGCTGCCAAAGTAGTGATCAACCAAGAGACATTAAGGTTGTTATCTCGTGGACCACAACGCACCTAGATGCATGCAAACATAACAACAGTGGAATTCATTTGTTAGATTTGAATTTGCCTTAACATTGCGGTTCGTAAGTTTTCTAGGTGACAGATACCGGAGAAAGGTGAATCGAACTGTATCGTAATGTACTACTACTTACTCATATTTTTGGTTCAGTGGGATTTATTGACGTTAAGCTCACTTTTATCATCCTAGTTCAATGTAAAGATTTATGAGATTATTTAAAgaagttttcaaagtatTTGTATGATTAATagtgttggaataaaaatcaactatcatctactaactagtatttacgttactagtatattatcatatacggtgttagaagatgacgcaaatgatgagaaatagtcatctaaattagtggaagctgaaacgcaaggattgataatgtaataggatcaatgaatattaacatataaaacgatgataataatatttatagaattgtgtagaattgcagattcccttttatggattcctaaatcctagaggagaacttctagtatatctacatacctaatattatagccttaatcacaatggaatcccaacaattacatcaaaatccacattctCTACAAATAGCCCTTCACCTTACATTGCACCACTGGTTGAACAGTCCATTTTTAAATCTCTCCCATTTTGTTATTGGTATAATGGGGCATGTAAACCTGTACGAGATCCCCAGAAATTACGATGTAAATACCTACATTGGTATTACAGTTTTTTATGTGAATTAAAATTTATCATCTTAAGATTATTACCACAGCACTATATTCTGAACATTATTCGAAATGATATAATTCAAATATTCCCTATCAGTATGTCCATAGGCGATAAAAATGTGATTAAGTAATTTTCGAGCCCCCGCGTTAAGCAAGCATCCATCAATAAAAACTTCATTAACACTCTTAGATAATCACTGtaaaaaattctaattATCGGTTAAGGTTATAAAGTTAGGTAGCTGGTAAAAAAGCGATTGATCTCAGACATATCTTTTAAATGTTAAAACTCATCGCTCTTCAGGGAAATCTTACGCGCTATTTTTACAGTCGCGCGGGTCTTAACCATAATTTTTTACCGctgcaaatatttgaatgCTATAAGAGcagataaaaaatagatTATAGAAATTAACCTGTTAAAACAATTATCCAAAATGTAGTAAGTATTTATCTTACGTAAAAAGTTCGATgcatataaaataaaatagaaTATATAAAGAGATACAACAGAGTctcaagaaggaaaaaagctTGATGAACCCGTTATAAGTAGTAATGTGTATACTTAGCGCTATCCTGGTGAACGCGcatttcctttcttttgaacTCATTCACCTCCATTTTGATTTCAATATtggatatattttttgtgGATGAGAGATTATTACCGACAAAAGTAGAAGGATTGGTAATGTCTTGGCTCTTTcctttaaagaaattattcaaaaaggtATTATCACACCTGCAATAGTCCGCGGCGGACCACGTATCGTTTACATAAATCTCATCCGCAAAGCGTAAGGATTTGACGGCATTTTTAGATTTCGATGACCCTGAAGAAGGGGCAGGTGTTGGCGAAGAAGATATGGATTGCATTGGTCCACGGGAAACCAACGATGACGAggacgaagaagaaggagCCGGCGATGATATTGAAGAGTTTATGAACGAAGAGTTCGCAGCATCAGTAGTGGTAGAGAGAGAAGATGGCACAGAAGCAGTCAAAGGCAATTTGTTTAAATACACGGTAGACCATTCATCCTGCAAACGCTTTAAGAAAACGGTGCTCTTTTCCTCTGGAGCAATATCTTCATTAGACGAATCTTGACTACAGTAGTATAACTTTGTAGTTCGTTTATCAGACAGTGTAGGTCTGTTTGGTGACCTAGGGGGTGGAAGAACTGGTATCCTGTTATTATCTCCGAGTGCTGTCAATTCTTGTACTATGCCAGAGTCCTTAATTGAAGGTACAGCCGTTTCGTGATTGTTAACGGTTGAAAAACTCTGTTTTATAATTTCAACCGGTTGGTCAAGGGACGTTATCGGTTCTGGTACAACTCTCTCCggatttttccttttctgcTTTGTTTTGCTATTCTCTTCTACGGAATCTGCAGAATTTGATGACTTGGACGACCAGATTTTCCTGAAGAAACGAGATATCTTTTTAGAATTTGATCTAATTGCCTTTGGAGACTCGGATTCAGATTTCTGATTAGCATCAGCAGCTTTCGTTTGTTGAGGAGAACGATTGTTCGTGCCAGTGGCAATGGAATCGTTATCTGCGGAAGATGGGCCTCCAGTCTGGGTCAAAGGCAACGATGAACTAGAAGGAGAGTCGGGAAAAGTCGAAGATGGCGGAAGCCTTGCTATCTGGTTTCTTGGCGTGAAATTTTCACCGTTGGGGAATTGAAAAGCGCTTTTCATCTGCTTTCTTTGTAATTGGAAAGGAGTAAGTTCCTTCCTAACACGTGGATTAGAATAGGTAGGCGGGGATGATCGGAGACTGTAGCGACTACCAGAGTACTTTTCGGGAATGGTCATTAAGGAGTGGCGTCTGGACGGGTTTGGTCTACAACGATATTGCGGGTGCGCATTGTGATCACTGGTAGTATGGTTGTTCATGTTCATGTTCATGTTCATGTTCATGTTCATATTCATATTCATATTCATATTCATGTTATCGTAGCGAGAGGGGCGATTTCTAGTTGAAGGCAGAGATGAAGTCGAGGAGGAAGCAAAGTTAGGTTTATTGTACTGGCGCATCGGTGCGCCATTACCATTATTGTCTGATCTATTAGCCACCAGAGTAGAGTGCCTCCTTGAGACGGTAGCATCCGGTATGTAGAACAGATCAATCGTAGACGCAGATCTAGCGTCCACAGCCCTAGGAATACTCAAAGAGTCTCTCCTTGAAGGAGAAGTGAGCGTGTGAAAATCATTACCATGCAAACTCCTCCTCGAGGAAGAACCCTGCTGTAACATGCTGATTAAGAGTGAGTGGAAGTAGTAGCGAGCGGTGGTGGCTATGTGTTTAGCCTGGTAAAATGAATCCTATTGTGTCAGCACggaaaaaacaacaatagCAATAATATGACAATAAACAAGTATTTTGCCGTAGCTCTCCTTCAGTTATTTGATGATGAGTGTAAACAGATTACTGTATATAGAGCAGTAGTAAAGAAAGCTGAAGTCAAGTGCAGATGAAAGACAAATACAAAAGGAGTACGCCTGTATTATATTTCCAAGTGCGTAATTTTGAGGTATTAATATTAAGTAATTATCAGAAGCAAGAAGCCAACAACCAGACCGCTTGGGCTTAAACTAGCATATCAGCACAATCTGCAAGTATACATTTCTTTGGTGTCTCGAACGCAACGCGGTGCAAACCGCGAGAACCTTAACGATTTTTCACACTCCTTCCTCCGTTGCTGCAAGAATCCTCGAGCTAGCCCTTCGTCCGCTTCCTTTGGCacttgaaagaaaaaattagcttttctttttcctcctttctttttgtctttcTGGTGTAGGCACAGTTGGAAGGATGGGACACCTAAAAATCTTATTTAAGAAGTCACAGACGGTAACGCAGCGCCTCGTTTCTAAATCGTATAGCAGGCTGAGCGCCCGCACACCCACCTGCGGGAGTTACTCCGGGGATCGTATGGGGTGATGCATGCTCTTTCGTAAACCTTAAGAATAGcgttaattttttcctAAATAGGAATACACATACTCATGCTATGTAACTGTAGAGAAAGGTACAGATTACATGAGGCGCCGGTTGTCGTTGATACATATGTGATTACGTTTCGTCCTTGATAATAGAgtataatatatatgtgcagacatatatagatataaaTACATTGGTATATGGATATATATAGATGTGGTATTCATTTTACACTAAGTTACATCGCCCCGTTCTGCTCAGGCACTCTCTTCCTCCGGTTGTGTTTGGCCTTCTTCTACGCATAGACCTTCCCTTAAGAAATCGAATTTTTCGTCGtttaaaattgttttttttagtatTTCGGCGGTTATTCTCTTGGTTCCTTGTCCTCTTGCCATCTCCCCGctttttttcaccaataACGCTATAAAAAACTCTAGGGACCTGCCCGCTATTACGGGCGTGGCTTGTGAAACTtttcctatatcctcgtCTGTCTgcattattttctttacctTGGCCGGAGGGAAGTGTGTCTTTATTCTGTCGAATACATCACCTAGCTCGTTGTTGTTATTCGAGTTGGTACCCATGTTACCTACTGGACTCCCTCCAGCATCAAGTGGTACCTCATGTTCAGGTTTTATTGGTGGTAGTTGTGTTGTAACTGGTACTTGATCTGCCATTAAGAATGTAGTGATGAGTACTGTAACtggttttatttttttttttgaatttttattttcgtgacgtgcttttttttccgtttTTGGTTTTAATGCcccaaaataaaataatcCCCTTTTGTATACGTTTTTCTTTGCCTgcctttttatttctcaGTGCATTGCCCTTTCTTTCGCAAATTCATGTGTTTTAAGGGTAATAGGAAATATCACGCTACctgacaaaaaaaaaaaaaattaattttGGCCTGGAAAATTCTTCTCCTTAAATACAAAaagattcttttttataGAATGTCATAATTCACGAacagttaaaaaaatataaacacACAACGTAACACAGATGCCGGGTTACGATATCCGAAAAAGTtgattaaaagaaaaataatccTTCCCCGCCAGGACTTGAACCTGGAATCTTCTGGTTCGTAGCCAGACGCCGTGACCATTGGGCCACGAGGAATAGGATGTTCAGTGTGTTGTATTACGGGCTCGAGTAATACCGGAGTGTCTTGACAATCCTAATATAAACAGTCTTAGGGAAGTAACCAGTTGTCAAAACAGTTTATCAGATTAATTCACGGAATGTTACttatcttatatattatataaaatatgaatcataCTAAGTGGTGGAAGCGCGGAATCTCGGATCTAAACTAATTGTTCAGGCATTTATACTTTTGGGTAGTTCAGCTAGGGAAGGACGGGTTTTGTCTCATGTTGTTCGTTTttcaatccttgcgtttcagcttcctctaacatcgatgacagcttctcataacttatgtcatcatcttaacaccgtatatgataatatattgataatataactattagttgatagacgatagtggatttttattccaacataccacccataatgtaatagatctaatgaatccatttgtttgttaatagtttgaatgtttttatcggaagaggtttgGTCATTACGTCtgcaatattctttttggtttcgATATAGCATACGTGCAGATGATTTcctgatacttcatctcttAGTCTCATTGCTTtagtaccaaaaaatctgtttctaaatttctcttcattattggatataattatactgaTTGTAGATTTACTGTCGGTTAGTAATCCTTTAgtaattggtttcttgttaagttcttgCACAAGGTGACTGAGgttatttaataatgggaCAGATTCACTTATCgcgtgtatttctgcttccgTAGTTGAAGTACATGTTAATGAAGCCTTGGTggactttcctccaattacttttccattaagtaaatatatgttgCCAATTTGTGATTTATAATACGGTTGGTTACCATACGATGCATCGCTTATAACAACTAATTTATTTGTTGGCTTAACAGGTTTGCttttgtgccatattaATTGCTTATCTCTCGTATTCCATATGAACTGTATCAATTCATATGTCATATCTAACACTTGCTTGGACGgaaatagtatatgttgtgcaagtgtgttgatgtagtataataggtcaaatctaaatttatatccaacatatgatGCTAGACCTATCagcttttgcatttcatgtaccttcattttgtaatcatcttcttctagcTCTAGTTCTTGCTGGTCTATATATAGACCTGGTTGACCTGGAGCGCTAAGtttccttccttttgggttcaaaggtacgtttagtttgggtattttttcagttaatgagttttccatacctaatttcatgtatttacctctttgatatttgatttctaagccaagtatgtcgtactgaatttcgttatcactttcacccagatttattatctttgtatcgtattgtttcttgagtgttgttatgattttcttatttgcatttaagtctttgctgaacaatatcatatcatcaacgaataagcaaattgttacttgactattcttaaatacgcatgaccatccacgaacttcttccataccacactgttttatcaggtatgatttgatagtttcgtACCAGTTCGctccactttgtttcaatccataaagtgatttcttcaaacgtattaacttatcattcattcctaaatgtggtggaggtcttatgtatagttcttctttgatgtctgcatacaaatatgccgaagatatgtctaattgtgtaatatagtagttattgtctaatgcaagtgacagggatgtcattaatgcatagtgatgtacggtattggattgcatGCCTGGGTCGTAAGTGTCAGGATGTTGAATAtcacctcttgcaacaaatctagctttaTGAGTACCGTCACGTTTCCTGTTAaagataaacattgaatttattactcttttggggtctatttcttttctgtcataaTATCTGTCAGTGTcccaagttttcatcttcaacagttgattgacttctttgtggtatgcctggatatatttttctttttctttaatatctttattataggtGATTGCCTCATCGTATCGTAAGGTTGTTcgtattggtttgattgattttactgcttttacagctgcaatcaggtgaattcgtttcttcgatctcggaggttctaaactacgcatattcttagtattccatgtgtctcgtgataccttaatttcagtttcattatcttctaatgatc
Protein-coding regions in this window:
- a CDS encoding uncharacterized protein (hypothetical protein; potentially phosphorylated by Cdc28p; YER158C has a paralog, AFR1, that arose from the whole genome duplication), yielding MLQQGSSSRRSLHGNDFHTLTSPSRRDSLSIPRAVDARSASTIDLFYIPDATVSRRHSTLVANRSDNNGNGAPMRQYNKPNFASSSTSSLPSTRNRPSRYDNMNMNMNMNMNMNMNMNMNMNNHTTSDHNAHPQYRCRPNPSRRHSLMTIPEKYSGSRYSLRSSPPTYSNPRVRKELTPFQLQRKQMKSAFQFPNGENFTPRNQIARLPPSSTFPDSPSSSSLPLTQTGGPSSADNDSIATGTNNRSPQQTKAADANQKSESESPKAIRSNSKKISRFFRKIWSSKSSNSADSVEENSKTKQKRKNPERVVPEPITSLDQPVEIIKQSFSTVNNHETAVPSIKDSGIVQELTALGDNNRIPVLPPPRSPNRPTLSDKRTTKLYYCSQDSSNEDIAPEEKSTVFLKRLQDEWSTVYLNKLPLTASVPSSLSTTTDAANSSFINSSISSPAPSSSSSSSLVSRGPMQSISSSPTPAPSSGSSKSKNAVKSLRFADEIYVNDTWSAADYCRCDNTFLNNFFKGKSQDITNPSTFVGNNLSSTKNISNIEIKMEVNEFKRKEMRVHQDSAKYTHYYL
- the COG3 gene encoding Golgi transport complex subunit COG3 (Essential component of the conserved oligomeric Golgi complex; a cytosolic tethering complex (Cog1p through Cog8p) that functions in protein trafficking to mediate fusion of transport vesicles to Golgi compartments); this translates as MARSRKNSLVRDIASHPTIPESQTIVGLLDDSYLFDKLKKLSLAVENSDSLQRTDVSEGCSEVNGSEATTSADVKKTNKYLYYTTYLDQLNIKIDEYKVVLDQTRQVNDQLDSSIKKFRKISQDTGAFIEETKTIYEKQSKLSNLTESIPKALHYFEVLDPIMRRLNHATSPAIVKKSSFTTMLATIDESLRFLDENSDLKDAAAYRIKFKQCLIRACELISHFLTNLLKQTNQEILDKTKNKNSLTGLPSTTRDAFLYSKFYTIADTFKIQVSEIVKRSNEKAYNKYHDELNSILYECFNHYFQTRLRLLTPVIWSHIDEIVVKDKDQGLVKFIQDGKVYFQQLCADEYKLFVEFFPEKECRFKINQWFLQLCEPLYDSIRVRVLKETDICTLCDSVTLFAPYYEFEEGSEEYVKQFTDIQYDKLFEPIVQKVQARLILRVQIYVQQNILSYRPTRDVFMISNRRRKSKTSLQGGNEDATTSDDNPDPLLESYLSSFKNRSILPISPNDADDKSIDSEESTDKISQLQTYYPPLLKTLALLSKIYEMINSVVFDDLAHHVVHDCIVSLRNAYDMVIKSSAGKSDFNNLDISLAYLKNLLMLRDSIQNFNIQYTVNETYLDFSGVEGFFKSLKENGRNVLKKTKSSSILTLARELVPKVVNNMVDARTELISELRNVIKDFTESTSLELIDDTLDINSDEDLLSKNVKLRENIKARLPRIYEQILNYIDDQEIVTNLLDAVQELITQSYSKYYETITELAENGKFAKDQVADVMYLDVFTDFFAKEVADLLRNGDIDTITK
- the MYG1 gene encoding Myg1p (Protein involved in mitochondrial function; interacts with Hsp82p and copurifies with Ipl1p; expression is copper responsive and downregulated in strains deleted for MAC1, a copper-responsive transcription factor; role in preventing L-A mycovirus pathogenesis; human homolog MYG1 is linked to developmental processes and dermatological diseases, complements yeast null mutant), with the translated sequence MNSVKRVKLNSKMSKQICTHSGSFHADESLAVYMLRLLPEFKDAKLVRSRNPKDWEASDILVDVGAQYDGVKFFDHHQRGFFETFNEKYKTKLSSAGLIFKHYGRDIIKTILNNKVSSSDLDLLYDKVYKQFVEALDANDNGISKYTIPKDSNLEPNFRDNAISIPGIISGMNPNWNEDTSDESFDRCFARASEFIGGVFVTLVRGYGQSWLPAKALVAQAIDERMDVDKSGKIIVLPQFCPWKEHLYELEREKNIEKQIEFVLFTDSSGAWRVSTVPINSTSFQFRRGLPEPLRGLRDEELSTKSGVPGCIFIHAAGFIGGAKSKEAVYELAKMSLA
- the BUR6 gene encoding negative cofactor 2 transcription regulator complex subunit BUR6 (Subunit of a heterodimeric NC2 transcription regulator complex; complex binds to TBP and can repress transcription by preventing preinitiation complex assembly or stimulate activated transcription; homologous to human NC2alpha; complex also includes Ncb2p; bur6 ncb2 double mutation is functionally complemented by coexpression of human DRAP1 and DR1, although the single bur6 mutation is not complemented by its ortholog DRAP1); protein product: MADQVPVTTQLPPIKPEHEVPLDAGGSPVGNMGTNSNNNNELGDVFDRIKTHFPPAKVKKIMQTDEDIGKVSQATPVIAGRSLEFFIALLVKKSGEMARGQGTKRITAEILKKTILNDEKFDFLREGLCVEEGQTQPEEESA